One part of the Malus sylvestris chromosome 2, drMalSylv7.2, whole genome shotgun sequence genome encodes these proteins:
- the LOC126607040 gene encoding thiol protease aleurain-like gives MARLMLFLSAALVLAAISCGVAASSFDESNPIRLVSDSLRDLEEQVVQVLGSSRHVVSFASFAHRYGKKYESAEEMKLRYEIFLENKKLIRSTNRKGLSYTLAVNRFADWSWEEFARHRLGAAQNCSATTKGNHKLTDAVLPESKNWKEEGIVTPVKDQGHCGSCWTFSTTGALEAAYVQAFGKQISLSEQQLVDCAGDFNNNGCNGGLPSQAFEYIKYNGGLDTEAAYPYVGVDGACKFSSENVGVHVVDSVNITLGAEEELKHAVAFVRPVSVAFQVVQSFRFYKSGVYTSDTCGSSSMDVNHAVLAVGYGVEDGVPFWLIKNSWGQSWGDNGYFKMEYGKNMCGVATCASYPVVA, from the exons ATGGCGCGGCTGATGCTGTTCTTGTCCGCTGCCTTGGTCCTGGCGGCGATCAGCTGCGGGGTGGCAGCGTCGAGCTTCGATGAGTCCAACCCAATCCGATTGGTGTCCGACTCTCTCCGTGACCTGGAGGAGCAAGTCGTCCAAGTCCTCGGCAGCTCCCGCCACGTCGTCTCGTTCGCCAGTTTCGCTCACAG GTACGGGAAGAAGTACGAGAGCGCGGAGGAGATGAAGCTGCGATATGAGATTTTCTTGGAGAATAAGAAGCTGATTCGATCCACCAACAGGAAGGGCTTGTCTTACACTCTTGCTGTTAATC GGTTTGCTGATTGGAGCTGGGAAGAGTTCGCGAGGCACAGGTTGGGAGCTGCTCAGAACTGCTCTGCCACCACAAAGGGCAACCACAAGCTCACTGATGCCGTTCTCCCTGAGTCG AAAAACTGGAAAGAAGAAGGCATAGTGACCCCGGTTAAAGATCAAGGTCACTGTGGATCTTGCTGGACATTCAG CACCACTGGAGCTCTCGAGGCAGCGTATGTGCAGGCATTTGGAAAGCAAATCTCCCTCTCCGAGCAGCAGCTTGTGGATTGTGCCGGAGATTTCAACAACAACGGCTGCAATGGTGGGCTGCCATCTCAAGCATTTGAGTACATTAAGTATAACGGGGGTCTTGACACTGAGGCTGCGTATCCCTACGTTGGAGTAGACGGTGCTTGCAAATTTTCGTCGGAAAATGTTGGCGTCCATGTCGTCGACTCTGTCAATATCACCCTG GGTGCTGAAGAAGAATTGAAGCATGCCGTTGCATTTGTGCGGCCGGTCAGCGTGGCGTTTCAGGTCGTCCAAAGTTTCCGGTTTTACAAGTCGGGAGTTTACACCAGTGACACATGCGGCAGCAGTTCCATG GATGTGAACCATGCAGTTCTTGCAGTTGGGTACGGAGTGGAAGACGGCGTCCCGTTCTGGCTCATCAAGAACTCTTGGGGACAAAGCTGGGGGGACAATGGCTACTTCAAGATGGAGTACGGGAAGAACATGTGTG GTGTTGCAACATGCGCATCGTACCCCGTTGTCGCGTAA